In Pseudomonas sp. R76, one genomic interval encodes:
- a CDS encoding MFS transporter: MPSLSQAPSGRPEHNQQSVKQQWLAILSVAVGAFALVTSEFLPVGVLNDVASDLGISAGHAGLMVTLPGIMAALAAPLLSVSIGAMDRRYLLIGLTLIMIIANTVVAFASDFSLLLFGRVLLGISIGGFWATAIALSGRLAPKGVGVAKATSIIMMGVTLATVLGVPVGTWLSGLMGWRMTFLVTALVGVPVLLAQVFLLPRLTPEKAIQIRDLPALFINPQARVGLIAVLLIGLAHFAAYTYVAPFFKNSSGFDGPTIGSLLLLYGVAGVIGNVFAGFAANRSVRHTLLLVALMIGTSTALFPYFATEMTGAVMLIALWGFAFGAFPACASIWMFVVAPKDVERGMPLFVALFQVIIALGSFFGGRIVDQMGSAVLLSLATALVGAGFVTVLVLGRNVSNSLVVQAG, encoded by the coding sequence ATGCCAAGCCTCAGCCAGGCCCCCAGTGGCCGCCCTGAACATAATCAACAGAGCGTCAAACAGCAGTGGCTGGCGATTCTCTCAGTCGCCGTGGGTGCCTTCGCCCTGGTGACCAGCGAGTTTCTGCCAGTGGGCGTACTCAACGACGTCGCCAGCGACCTCGGCATCAGCGCCGGTCATGCCGGCCTGATGGTCACACTGCCCGGCATCATGGCCGCCCTCGCCGCCCCGCTGCTGTCTGTGAGCATTGGGGCGATGGACCGCCGCTACCTGCTGATCGGCCTGACACTGATCATGATCATCGCCAACACGGTGGTAGCCTTCGCCAGCGATTTCAGCCTGCTGCTGTTCGGCCGTGTCCTGCTGGGCATCAGCATTGGCGGCTTCTGGGCGACAGCCATTGCGCTCAGCGGGCGCCTGGCCCCCAAGGGCGTGGGCGTAGCGAAGGCGACCTCGATCATCATGATGGGCGTGACCCTGGCCACCGTACTCGGCGTGCCCGTAGGCACCTGGCTCAGTGGCCTGATGGGCTGGCGCATGACCTTCCTGGTCACCGCGCTGGTGGGCGTGCCGGTGTTGCTGGCGCAGGTATTTCTGCTGCCGCGGCTCACACCGGAAAAGGCCATTCAGATCCGTGACCTGCCGGCGTTATTCATCAACCCACAAGCGCGGGTCGGCTTGATCGCCGTGTTGCTGATCGGCCTGGCGCACTTTGCGGCGTACACCTATGTAGCACCGTTCTTCAAAAACAGCTCCGGCTTCGACGGCCCGACGATTGGCTCACTGCTGTTGCTTTATGGTGTGGCCGGGGTGATCGGTAATGTCTTCGCCGGTTTCGCCGCCAACCGCAGCGTGCGCCACACCCTGCTGTTGGTCGCGCTGATGATCGGCACCAGCACCGCCCTGTTCCCCTACTTCGCCACCGAAATGACCGGCGCCGTGATGCTGATCGCACTCTGGGGCTTCGCCTTCGGCGCCTTCCCGGCCTGCGCGAGTATCTGGATGTTTGTCGTAGCGCCCAAGGATGTGGAGCGCGGCATGCCGCTGTTTGTCGCTTTGTTTCAGGTGATTATTGCCCTGGGTTCGTTCTTTGGCGGGCGGATTGTCGATCAGATGGGTAGTGCGGTGTTGTTGAGTTTGGCTACGGCGCTGGTGGGGGCTGGGTTTGTGACGGTGCTGGTGTTGGGGAGGAATGTGAGTAATAGCTTGGTGGTGCAGGCTGGTTGA
- a CDS encoding cytochrome b → MNTPSDRYDRLTRTFHWLTAAVVIFMFASAHIWENLEKGTPLRKGLQSVHISLGIAMALLIILRIVWRVFGGNRLKADSHPALNLLAKMAHGCLYLLLVSQIVLGFLFRWAQGEPFNFFGLFPIPAPFVIDHEWRGTLGGLHNNVAWAIILLAGLHAGAALWHHYVLRDGTLRRMLAGSRNAFQK, encoded by the coding sequence ATGAACACACCTTCCGATCGCTATGACCGCCTGACCCGCACCTTCCACTGGCTGACCGCTGCCGTGGTGATCTTCATGTTTGCCAGTGCACATATCTGGGAAAACCTCGAAAAGGGCACACCACTGCGCAAGGGTCTGCAATCGGTGCATATCTCGCTCGGCATTGCGATGGCGCTGTTGATCATCCTGCGGATTGTGTGGCGTGTGTTTGGCGGCAATCGCCTGAAGGCCGACAGTCACCCAGCGCTTAACCTGCTGGCGAAAATGGCGCATGGTTGCCTTTACCTGTTGTTGGTGTCGCAAATCGTGTTGGGGTTCCTGTTTCGCTGGGCTCAAGGTGAACCCTTCAATTTTTTCGGACTGTTCCCCATTCCCGCGCCCTTTGTGATTGACCACGAATGGCGCGGCACTTTGGGTGGCCTGCATAACAATGTGGCCTGGGCGATCATTCTGCTGGCGGGCCTGCATGCTGGCGCTGCGCTCTGGCATCACTATGTGCTGCGCGACGGCACGTTGCGCCGCATGCTGGCGGGTTCACGCAATGCGTTTCAAAAATGA
- a CDS encoding tetratricopeptide repeat protein translates to MKNRHEHPITYRAALFFGACLAAALLAGQAHASGDESAPPKPNCPKSQVWDTKTGKCVLQTSKATSDADRTDYAYRLAKDGRYDEALALLDTLQNPNTAKALNYRGYATRKLGRTDEGIGYYLQSVALDPNYAQVREYLGEAYVIKGRVDLAQEQLVKIKALCSTTCEEYEDLAEAIEAAPQA, encoded by the coding sequence ATGAAGAATCGCCACGAACACCCCATCACTTACCGCGCCGCGCTGTTCTTCGGTGCATGCCTGGCCGCCGCTTTGCTCGCAGGCCAAGCCCACGCCTCCGGGGATGAATCGGCACCGCCCAAGCCAAACTGCCCCAAAAGCCAGGTCTGGGATACCAAGACCGGCAAATGCGTGCTGCAAACCAGCAAAGCCACCTCCGACGCCGACCGCACCGATTACGCCTACCGCCTGGCAAAAGATGGGCGCTATGACGAGGCGCTGGCCCTGCTCGACACCCTGCAAAACCCGAACACCGCCAAGGCCCTCAACTACCGTGGCTACGCCACGCGCAAATTGGGGCGTACGGATGAAGGCATCGGTTACTACCTGCAGTCAGTTGCGCTCGACCCCAATTACGCCCAAGTTCGCGAGTACCTGGGCGAGGCCTATGTGATCAAGGGCCGCGTCGATCTGGCGCAAGAGCAACTGGTGAAAATCAAAGCCTTGTGCAGCACCACCTGCGAAGAATATGAAGACCTGGCCGAAGCCATCGAAGCTGCGCCCCAGGCGTAA
- a CDS encoding RNA polymerase sigma factor produces MGLLLPRLWRYGWVLSRHKHVAEDLVQATCVRALERAGQFTAGTRLDRWLLSIMHSIWLNELRSQRVRQGQGFVDAEQVLSFDGERQAQDQVLVAQVIKRVNGLPEAQRETVFLAYVEGLSYKEIAEVLHIPVGTVMSRLAAARVKLAETAPAKAQPEKSSGERR; encoded by the coding sequence TTGGGCCTGTTATTGCCGCGTTTATGGCGATATGGGTGGGTGTTGTCGCGGCACAAGCATGTGGCTGAAGATCTGGTGCAAGCCACCTGCGTACGCGCACTGGAGCGTGCCGGGCAATTCACGGCCGGCACGCGGTTGGATCGCTGGCTGCTGTCGATCATGCATTCCATCTGGCTCAACGAACTGCGCTCGCAACGGGTGCGCCAGGGGCAAGGGTTTGTCGATGCGGAGCAGGTATTGTCGTTCGATGGCGAGCGCCAGGCGCAGGATCAGGTCTTGGTTGCCCAAGTGATCAAGCGCGTTAACGGGTTGCCCGAAGCGCAGCGGGAAACGGTGTTTCTGGCGTATGTCGAAGGGCTTTCCTACAAGGAAATTGCCGAGGTACTGCATATCCCGGTGGGGACCGTGATGAGCCGGTTGGCGGCCGCTCGCGTGAAACTTGCAGAGACCGCGCCTGCAAAAGCCCAGCCGGAAAAATCCAGTGGAGAACGGCGATGA
- a CDS encoding anti-sigma factor family protein, whose product MIQTNAPSDELLVAYLDGELDAEQRQLIADQLTANPSMAARLDELQCADLPFKAAFDAMLDEAPTERLNAMLKALPPAQAPAMSRRRFLAVAASFAVAGVVADRLYMSWPRAESGQGWRASVAEYMALYTPETLENLNADPASHAAQLSSVGAQLGLPLSPDAVNLPGAEFRRAQILDYDGVLIGQLTYLDPRHGPLALCITASKRGTQPAATEQRRGMNVVYWANPSHGFMLIGRNSFEALQVMASSVERRLPA is encoded by the coding sequence ATGATTCAGACTAACGCACCGTCCGATGAGCTATTGGTGGCTTACCTGGATGGCGAACTGGATGCTGAGCAGCGTCAGCTTATTGCCGATCAGCTAACGGCAAACCCCTCTATGGCCGCGCGCCTGGATGAATTGCAGTGCGCTGATTTGCCCTTCAAGGCCGCATTTGACGCGATGTTGGACGAAGCACCCACCGAACGCTTGAACGCGATGCTCAAAGCCCTGCCACCTGCGCAAGCGCCAGCCATGAGTCGACGGCGTTTCCTGGCTGTGGCGGCGAGTTTTGCTGTGGCGGGTGTGGTTGCCGACCGCCTGTATATGAGCTGGCCACGAGCAGAGTCCGGCCAAGGTTGGCGTGCCTCGGTGGCTGAATACATGGCGCTGTACACGCCCGAAACCCTGGAAAACCTCAACGCCGATCCAGCCTCTCATGCCGCCCAACTCAGCTCAGTGGGCGCGCAACTGGGCCTGCCGTTATCCCCTGACGCCGTGAACTTGCCCGGTGCCGAGTTCCGGCGCGCGCAAATTCTCGACTATGACGGCGTCTTGATTGGCCAACTGACTTACCTGGACCCGCGCCACGGCCCATTGGCGCTGTGCATCACCGCCAGCAAAAGGGGAACGCAGCCCGCCGCTACCGAGCAGCGCCGAGGCATGAACGTGGTGTATTGGGCCAACCCGTCCCATGGTTTTATGCTGATTGGTCGAAATTCTTTCGAGGCATTGCAGGTCATGGCCAGCAGCGTCGAGCGCAGGCTGCCCGCCTGA
- a CDS encoding AraC family transcriptional regulator: protein MSDARQSRFNIPDVFWQALRTIGLEPSAVLRQARLPVTLNLHERRDRRQVSTEEFFRLWQAIGVLNPDPAAGLLMVTQMDSATLPPPSFAAFIARDFRDGLHRLARFKQLCTPERVQVSEDGAGCTVTVDWLRSQQHPPTLLIDAAFATFTELGRRGSGVHITPRSVELARPQSGNTALADFFGCAVRFGAQRNALVFDAADLERPFSSHNPELLEMLSPALIAALAEATAPATISHQVKSTLKRILASGRPEMVEVAREMGMSERTLQRRITEEGSSFRQLMLETRQEVVRHLLIEPTIEIEEIACLLGYEDTNSFYRAFRAWEGTTPARWRALQALTTH from the coding sequence ATGTCTGACGCACGCCAAAGCCGTTTCAATATCCCCGACGTTTTCTGGCAAGCCCTGAGGACGATTGGGCTGGAGCCCTCGGCGGTGTTGCGTCAGGCACGGCTCCCCGTGACACTCAATCTTCATGAGCGTAGGGACCGCCGCCAAGTCAGTACCGAAGAATTCTTTCGTCTGTGGCAAGCCATTGGCGTACTCAACCCCGACCCAGCGGCCGGCCTGCTGATGGTCACCCAAATGGACAGCGCCACACTGCCCCCGCCCAGCTTTGCAGCGTTTATAGCCCGCGACTTTCGGGACGGCCTGCACCGGCTCGCCCGCTTCAAGCAACTGTGCACGCCCGAGCGCGTGCAGGTGAGCGAAGATGGCGCTGGCTGCACAGTCACCGTCGATTGGCTGCGTAGCCAGCAGCACCCGCCAACGTTATTGATCGACGCGGCATTTGCGACGTTTACTGAGTTGGGACGCCGCGGCTCCGGGGTGCATATCACGCCGCGCAGTGTTGAATTGGCCCGTCCACAAAGCGGCAATACTGCGCTGGCGGATTTTTTCGGCTGTGCCGTACGGTTCGGCGCGCAGCGTAACGCGCTGGTGTTCGACGCTGCCGATTTAGAACGGCCCTTTTCCAGTCACAACCCTGAGCTGCTGGAAATGCTGAGCCCGGCACTGATCGCGGCATTGGCCGAAGCGACCGCGCCGGCCACGATCAGCCACCAGGTCAAAAGCACCCTCAAGCGCATTCTCGCCAGCGGTCGCCCAGAGATGGTCGAGGTGGCGCGCGAAATGGGCATGAGCGAGCGCACGTTGCAGCGGCGCATTACCGAAGAGGGCAGTAGTTTTCGCCAACTCATGCTGGAAACGCGCCAGGAAGTTGTGCGCCACCTACTGATCGAGCCGACCATCGAAATCGAAGAGATTGCTTGCCTGCTGGGCTATGAAGACACCAACTCGTTTTATCGAGCGTTTCGCGCCTGGGAAGGCACCACGCCGGCGCGCTGGCGAGCGTTGCAAGCGCTGACAACCCACTGA
- a CDS encoding SDR family NAD(P)-dependent oxidoreductase translates to MSKIWFITGSFRGLGRAITEAALRAGDRVVATARNPRQLDALVAEYGDAVYPLQLDVTNNLQVIEAVDAAVAHFGRLDVVVNNAGYGDLASVEDVTLEDFSAQIDTNFYGVVHVSKAVLPILRAQGNGHIFQVSSLGGRIGMAGLAAYQSAKWAVGGFSTVLAQEVNPLGVQVTVLEPGGMRTDWSGASMTIPPISEPYQQSVGALVELLNVPGILPTGPERVAEIVLGLALNKDAPLRLLIGSDAVQYAARAAADLAASDEKWHDLSVSASD, encoded by the coding sequence ATGTCCAAGATCTGGTTTATCACCGGCAGTTTCCGTGGCCTTGGCCGCGCCATCACCGAGGCGGCCTTGCGCGCGGGTGATCGTGTGGTTGCCACTGCACGCAACCCTCGCCAATTGGATGCGCTGGTCGCCGAATACGGTGATGCGGTTTACCCACTGCAGTTGGATGTAACCAATAACCTGCAGGTCATAGAGGCGGTTGACGCGGCAGTGGCGCATTTTGGTCGCCTGGATGTGGTGGTCAACAACGCGGGTTATGGTGACTTGGCGTCGGTCGAGGATGTGACCCTGGAGGATTTTTCAGCGCAGATCGACACTAACTTTTACGGCGTGGTGCATGTGAGCAAGGCCGTGTTGCCGATCCTGCGCGCCCAGGGCAACGGGCATATCTTTCAGGTATCGTCGTTGGGCGGGCGTATTGGCATGGCCGGCCTGGCGGCGTACCAGAGTGCGAAATGGGCGGTCGGCGGGTTTTCCACAGTGCTGGCGCAGGAGGTAAACCCGCTGGGCGTTCAAGTGACTGTGTTGGAGCCCGGTGGCATGCGCACTGATTGGTCGGGTGCGTCCATGACGATCCCACCGATCAGCGAGCCCTACCAGCAAAGCGTCGGCGCGCTGGTTGAGCTGCTCAACGTTCCTGGCATTCTGCCGACTGGCCCGGAGCGCGTGGCCGAGATCGTGCTTGGGCTGGCCCTGAACAAAGACGCGCCGCTGCGCTTGCTGATCGGTAGCGATGCCGTGCAGTACGCAGCACGGGCGGCGGCAGACCTGGCAGCCTCCGACGAGAAATGGCATGACCTGAGTGTGTCGGCCTCGGATTAA
- a CDS encoding LysR family transcriptional regulator, producing the protein MPEFRRDVHPLLNDRLDWNLLRTFRVIGQELSISRAAARLHLTQPAISQALKRLEEQLGCQLIARRGPRFVLTEAGEQIFAIAGEMYGQVSQMSNALQKPGDEVLGKVRLLMISRINSDTFDDFLADFHREHPRVDLEVEVMRSSDIVAALLEKTATLGLSLNRRPQPRLEQHLFLRQRYAFFCGKHHALFGRSGLAEGDLQSENFVSFTSDQIGGMLSPLTIFRDQQGFSGRIVASSSSLEEVRRLVIAGYGLGCLPIHVVAEDVKNGLLWRLPPDEGIADVDIHLLWNREQKMSRAETVFIERLSGRLASQ; encoded by the coding sequence ATGCCCGAATTCCGCCGCGATGTTCACCCACTGCTCAACGACCGATTGGACTGGAATCTGCTGCGGACTTTCCGTGTTATCGGCCAGGAACTGAGCATCAGCCGCGCTGCCGCGCGCCTGCACCTGACCCAACCGGCGATCAGCCAGGCGCTCAAGCGCCTGGAAGAACAGCTCGGCTGCCAACTCATCGCCCGCCGTGGCCCGCGCTTCGTGCTGACTGAAGCCGGCGAACAGATCTTCGCCATCGCCGGCGAGATGTACGGGCAGGTGTCGCAGATGAGCAATGCCCTGCAAAAACCCGGCGATGAAGTGCTCGGCAAAGTGCGCCTGCTGATGATCAGCCGCATCAACTCGGACACCTTCGACGACTTCCTCGCCGACTTCCACCGCGAGCACCCGCGGGTGGATCTGGAGGTTGAGGTGATGCGCAGCTCCGACATCGTCGCCGCCCTGCTGGAAAAAACCGCAACCCTGGGCCTGAGCCTGAATCGCCGGCCGCAACCACGCCTGGAACAGCACCTGTTCCTGCGCCAGCGTTATGCGTTCTTTTGCGGCAAACACCACGCGCTGTTCGGCCGCAGCGGCTTGGCCGAGGGCGATTTGCAGTCGGAAAATTTCGTCAGTTTTACCAGCGACCAGATTGGCGGGATGCTGTCGCCGCTGACGATCTTTCGTGACCAGCAAGGCTTCAGCGGGCGGATCGTGGCGTCGTCATCGAGCCTGGAGGAAGTACGCCGGCTGGTGATTGCCGGCTACGGTTTGGGCTGCCTGCCGATTCACGTGGTGGCCGAGGATGTGAAGAATGGGCTGCTGTGGCGGCTACCGCCGGATGAAGGGATTGCCGATGTGGATATTCATCTTCTGTGGAATCGGGAGCAGAAGATGAGTCGGGCGGAAACGGTGTTTATCGAGCGGTTGTCTGGGCGGTTGGCGAGTCAATGA
- a CDS encoding MFS transporter: MKPSASPQPRRAAAAAFIGTMIEWYDFYIYATAAALVFGQLFFPSDDKLFSTMAAFGTFAVGFFARPLGGIVFGHIGDRIGRKKSLVITLVMMGVVTVCIGLLPTYAQIGVAAPVLLVLLRVVQGIAVGGEWGGAVLMAGEHAPKGRRNFFASFAQLGSPAGLILSLLAFSAVTRLPEEDLLSWGWRLPFLASALLLIVGLAIRLGVNESPEFLEDKAIAEKARAIKKDQAPVIEVLRTAWRPLLLCIGANTLGIAGVYFTNTFMIAYSTQQLGLPRSLILECLFFVAIIQFCVQPLAAWVAEKVGATRFLCAMTVLAMASPYPMFVLVSSGQAPLIILGIALAVVCMASFYAVIAGFVSGLFETRVRYTAISLAYQVCGALAGGLTPLIGTWLAHEYQGQWWPMAVFYSLIAATSLVCVLALSRRHATAHRLEMAHSV; this comes from the coding sequence ATGAAGCCTTCCGCTTCGCCGCAGCCGCGCCGTGCTGCGGCCGCCGCTTTTATCGGCACCATGATCGAGTGGTACGACTTTTACATCTACGCCACCGCTGCCGCGCTGGTGTTCGGCCAACTGTTTTTCCCTTCCGACGACAAGCTGTTCAGCACCATGGCCGCGTTCGGCACCTTCGCCGTGGGCTTTTTCGCGCGACCGCTGGGCGGCATCGTGTTCGGGCATATCGGTGACCGCATCGGCCGCAAGAAATCCCTCGTGATCACCTTGGTGATGATGGGCGTGGTCACCGTGTGCATCGGCCTGTTGCCCACTTACGCGCAGATCGGCGTTGCGGCGCCGGTGCTGTTGGTCTTGCTGCGCGTGGTGCAAGGCATTGCCGTTGGCGGCGAGTGGGGCGGGGCGGTGTTGATGGCCGGCGAGCATGCGCCGAAGGGCCGTCGCAACTTCTTTGCGTCGTTTGCGCAATTGGGTAGCCCGGCCGGTTTGATCCTCTCGTTGCTGGCGTTCAGCGCGGTCACGCGGTTGCCGGAAGAGGATCTGCTCAGTTGGGGCTGGCGCCTGCCGTTCCTGGCCAGCGCTTTGTTGTTGATCGTCGGCTTGGCGATTCGCCTGGGCGTCAACGAATCACCTGAGTTCCTCGAAGACAAAGCCATCGCCGAGAAGGCGCGGGCGATCAAGAAAGACCAGGCGCCAGTGATCGAAGTGCTGAGAACCGCCTGGCGCCCACTGTTGTTGTGCATCGGCGCCAACACGCTGGGCATTGCCGGTGTGTATTTCACCAACACCTTCATGATTGCCTACAGCACTCAGCAACTGGGCCTGCCGCGCTCGCTGATTCTGGAGTGCCTGTTCTTCGTCGCCATCATTCAATTCTGCGTGCAGCCGCTGGCTGCCTGGGTCGCCGAAAAAGTCGGGGCCACGCGTTTTCTGTGCGCCATGACCGTACTGGCGATGGCCTCGCCTTATCCGATGTTCGTGCTGGTCAGCAGTGGCCAGGCGCCTTTGATCATCCTCGGTATCGCGCTGGCAGTGGTCTGCATGGCGTCGTTTTATGCCGTGATCGCAGGTTTCGTCAGCGGCCTGTTTGAAACCCGCGTGCGCTACACCGCGATCTCCCTGGCCTACCAGGTGTGCGGTGCGCTGGCCGGTGGCCTGACGCCGTTGATCGGCACCTGGCTGGCCCACGAATACCAGGGCCAATGGTGGCCGATGGCAGTGTTTTACAGCCTGATCGCGGCGACCTCGCTGGTGTGCGTACTGGCGTTGTCACGCCGCCACGCCACGGCCCACCGCCTTGAAATGGCCCATAGCGTTTGA
- a CDS encoding Zn-dependent hydrolase, whose translation MLKINGQRLWASLMAMAEIGATSRGGSCRLALSAEDKAGRELFSHWCKAAGLSLSVDAIGNLFARRAGTDSDAAPVMMGSHLDTQPEGGRFDGVYGLLAGLEVIRSLDDQGIQTRKPLEIAVWTNEEGARFTPAMLGSAVFTGSLALGKALATVDVDGISVAEALRTTGYNGERPLGGAVDAYFEAHIEQGPILEDNANSIGVVTGGQAIRWLDVRVEGMAAHAGTTPMPLRKDALYGAAKMIQALENLATDFAPEGLTTVGELSITKSSRNTIPGLLTFTVDLRHHRDADIEAMEQQVRARLQAIAEKRGLTVSISPHWVSPATPFDAECVACVQASVDALGYSQQRIVSGAGHDAIHLARYCPTAMIFIPCVGGLSHNEAEDVLPEDVRQGTDVLLNAVLMRAGHSQ comes from the coding sequence ATGTTGAAAATTAATGGCCAACGCCTGTGGGCCAGCCTGATGGCCATGGCCGAGATCGGCGCCACATCACGTGGCGGCAGTTGCCGCCTGGCCTTGAGTGCCGAAGACAAAGCAGGTCGTGAACTGTTCAGCCATTGGTGCAAAGCTGCTGGGCTGAGCCTGAGCGTGGATGCCATCGGCAACCTGTTTGCCCGGCGTGCCGGCACCGATAGCGACGCCGCGCCCGTCATGATGGGCAGCCACCTCGACACCCAGCCGGAAGGCGGGCGCTTTGATGGTGTCTACGGTCTATTGGCCGGCCTGGAAGTGATCCGCAGCCTCGACGACCAAGGCATTCAAACCCGTAAACCGCTGGAAATTGCCGTGTGGACCAACGAGGAGGGCGCTCGTTTCACCCCGGCCATGCTCGGCTCGGCGGTGTTCACCGGCAGCCTGGCGCTGGGCAAGGCGCTCGCGACGGTCGATGTCGACGGTATCAGTGTGGCCGAGGCGTTGCGCACCACGGGCTATAACGGCGAACGCCCGTTGGGTGGCGCGGTGGATGCGTATTTTGAAGCCCATATCGAGCAAGGCCCGATCCTTGAAGACAACGCCAACAGCATCGGCGTGGTCACCGGCGGCCAGGCGATTCGCTGGCTCGACGTGCGGGTCGAAGGCATGGCTGCACATGCCGGCACCACACCGATGCCACTGCGCAAAGATGCCCTGTATGGCGCGGCAAAAATGATCCAGGCGCTGGAAAACCTCGCCACCGATTTCGCCCCCGAAGGCCTGACCACCGTCGGTGAGCTGAGCATCACCAAGTCGTCGCGCAACACCATTCCGGGGTTGCTGACGTTCACTGTCGACCTGCGTCATCACCGCGACGCCGACATCGAAGCCATGGAGCAACAAGTGCGCGCGCGGCTGCAGGCCATTGCCGAAAAGCGCGGCTTGACGGTCAGCATCAGCCCGCATTGGGTCAGCCCGGCTACGCCGTTCGATGCCGAGTGTGTCGCCTGCGTGCAGGCCTCGGTGGATGCCTTGGGCTACAGCCAGCAACGCATCGTCAGCGGTGCCGGTCACGATGCCATTCACCTGGCGCGGTACTGCCCGACCGCGATGATTTTCATCCCGTGTGTGGGGGGCCTCAGCCATAACGAAGCCGAAGACGTATTGCCCGAGGATGTGCGCCAAGGCACCGATGTATTGCTTAACGCTGTGCTCATGCGCGCCGGCCACAGCCAATAA
- a CDS encoding histone deacetylase family protein, which yields MRTFFHPEQLLHHPRSYYSRGQMRTPQEVPERARNLLLAAQTLGFEIQQPADYGLEPLLAVHGAPYLAFLEEAHQRWKEIPEDWGDEVMSNIFVREPNALRGILAQAARYLADGSCPVGELTWRSAYWSAQSAVAAAQDILAGAPAAYALCRPPGHHARHEAAGGFCYLNNAAVAAQVLREGFQRVAVLDTDMHHGQGIQEIFYARDDVLYVSIHGDPTNFYPGVAGFADERGVAAGEGFNLNLPMAHGASEEVFFEKLELALSAVKQFSADVLVLSLGFDIYELDPQSKVAVTREGFARLGECIRQLGLPCVIVQEGGYHLETLDSNAQAFFDGPKAWAR from the coding sequence ATGCGTACGTTTTTCCACCCAGAACAACTGTTGCATCACCCGCGCAGCTACTACTCCCGCGGCCAGATGCGCACGCCGCAGGAAGTCCCCGAGCGCGCGCGCAACTTGCTGTTAGCCGCGCAGACCTTGGGCTTCGAGATTCAGCAACCTGCTGACTACGGCCTCGAGCCATTGCTTGCAGTACATGGCGCGCCCTACCTGGCGTTCCTTGAGGAAGCGCACCAACGCTGGAAGGAAATCCCCGAAGACTGGGGCGACGAAGTCATGTCGAACATCTTCGTGCGCGAGCCCAATGCCCTGCGCGGCATCCTCGCCCAGGCTGCACGCTACCTGGCGGATGGCAGTTGCCCGGTGGGCGAACTGACCTGGCGTTCCGCCTATTGGTCGGCGCAAAGTGCGGTGGCCGCCGCCCAAGACATCCTCGCTGGCGCGCCTGCCGCCTACGCGCTGTGCCGCCCGCCGGGCCATCACGCCCGTCACGAGGCGGCAGGCGGTTTTTGCTACCTCAACAATGCGGCGGTGGCGGCGCAGGTCTTGCGCGAAGGTTTCCAGCGTGTCGCCGTTCTCGACACCGACATGCACCACGGCCAGGGCATCCAGGAGATTTTCTACGCTCGTGATGACGTGCTGTATGTGTCGATCCATGGCGACCCAACCAACTTCTACCCCGGCGTAGCAGGCTTTGCCGACGAGCGCGGCGTGGCTGCCGGTGAAGGCTTTAACCTCAACCTGCCGATGGCCCACGGCGCCAGCGAAGAGGTGTTCTTCGAAAAACTCGAATTAGCCTTGTCGGCAGTGAAGCAGTTCTCAGCGGATGTGCTGGTGTTGTCCTTGGGGTTCGACATCTACGAGCTCGACCCGCAAAGCAAAGTGGCGGTGACGCGCGAAGGGTTCGCGCGCTTGGGCGAGTGCATACGGCAATTGGGTTTACCCTGTGTGATCGTGCAAGAGGGCGGGTATCACCTGGAGACGCTGGACAGCAATGCGCAGGCGTTTTTTGACGGTCCCAAGGCGTGGGCACGATAG